GGCAGCGATATTCGTCCACTGCATCATCGGGCCTCCAAGACCGGATGCCCCGTCACGAAGTCCTTCACCGCCGGTTGACGCTCACGCTCAAGAATGACGCAGCGGACCCGCGCAAGAATCACCGCAAAGCTATACATCCAAAATCCCAGCGTCATCAGCAGCATCGCCGTCAACATCGCAGCAGCCATTTTCGGGGCGGCAGTCATGCTGACCGAGGCTCCCTGATGCAGGGTGTTCCACCAGGTCACTGAAAAGTAGATGATAGGCACGTTGACCACCCCAACGAGTGCACACACGGCGCTGGCGCGGTCCGCACGACGGGGATCGTCAATGGACGAACGCAACAACATGACGCCGGCATAGAGAAACAGAAGCAGTAGTTCCGACGTCAGCCTGGCATCCCAGACCCACCAGGTCCCCCACGTGGGCTTTCCCCACATCGACCCGGT
This Nitrospiraceae bacterium DNA region includes the following protein-coding sequences:
- the ccmC gene encoding heme ABC transporter permease CcmC; the protein is MNWFKYSSPQALYPMAGRLVPWCAAAAALCIASGLYVGFAVAPTDFQQGEAYRIIFVHVPAAWMSMVLYVAMAGWAALGLGLNVRPSFMMAQAIAPTGALFTFLALVTGSMWGKPTWGTWWVWDARLTSELLLLFLYAGVMLLRSSIDDPRRADRASAVCALVGVVNVPIIYFSVTWWNTLHQGASVSMTAAPKMAAAMLTAMLLMTLGFWMYSFAVILARVRCVILERERQPAVKDFVTGHPVLEAR